From the Drosophila simulans strain w501 chromosome 2L, Prin_Dsim_3.1, whole genome shotgun sequence genome, the window TAGAATTTCTGGCGAATGCAGTTCGATTCGAGAGATTTTCGAATGTGGGGGAATACTAAGAGAGCGTTGGACACCAGTATTCAGTAGAGATTCTAGGGCTGCAGGTAGCTGGGCAGCTTCATGCGCATGAACAGCCAGGTGGTGAAGAATGAAACCAGGATGAAAATGAATCCCATGGCGGTCAGCAGCAGGCGATTGAGGTTAGTCTTGCCCGGCGTGTGCGTTTGGTCCATAATGATGAATCCCAAGCCGCCAACGGTGAACAGGAAGCTGCTGGCGAGGCCCTCCATGATGTACTGCCCATTCACTCGGTAGGGCATAAAGGCCACCGGACGCGAGTGTCCGTGCTCATCCACAGTGGCTCCCAGGCTGGGTGGCTCCACAATCACGTCGTATATGATACCTGCGGGCCAATCAGAACTCTGTTTACCCAATCTCAATGATATGAAGCTGAAAACTCACCGCCTGTCACCAGAAAATAGGAAAACAGAATCACACTGAAAACGGCCATCGGCGACGGCATTGGAATGCTGAATCTGCGCACCTTAATGTTCGGCGGCACCAGGATGTGGAAGGGCAGGTTATACAGTGTCTCGATCATGATGAACTAATAATTTAGTAgctataaatttgaatatatcacggtttttttcaattttcgtgGCGGTGTCGCAGAATTTTGCCGGCGTAGGCGGAGTTTGTTGTTATCTATCGAATAGGGATGGGCACTTGTACGATACTCCCCCTGCATTGCTGTATTTCCACTAGACAGCATCTTTGCTTGCAGCAGAATAATAAGCCAAGTCATTGTATAGTTATgtcttaaattttaaactgcctaatgaaatttgattttttaaaagattCTCAATATATTATAAGTAACATTAAACGATTGGCTTATTAATACTAATGTACTGCAGCTGCCCAGTGTGAACGGCCGTAAACATTGGTCATACTTAGTGATGTCACTATTGCGCTCGCgtagaaaaagaagaagaagcgcccaaaataacaaacaaaacgtaACTCCCGATCAAAATagctttaaattgaagttaAATAACGAAACTACGATTATGGCGAGTGCCATTCACCAAGCAGCAGGTAGGCTGAATGAATTTCTGAAGATACATAGCATAATTA encodes:
- the LOC6730857 gene encoding putative oligosaccharyltransferase complex subunit CG9662, with protein sequence MIETLYNLPFHILVPPNIKVRRFSIPMPSPMAVFSVILFSYFLVTGGIIYDVIVEPPSLGATVDEHGHSRPVAFMPYRVNGQYIMEGLASSFLFTVGGLGFIIMDQTHTPGKTNLNRLLLTAMGFIFILVSFFTTWLFMRMKLPSYLQP